The window cagggattgaacctaggcctcctgcattgcaggcagattctttaccatctgagccaccagggaaggccgaataaataaataaagttaccaCCTCCACTCCCAGTCTGTGGAGATTATTAAAGACACCAGTTgtcaattatttccttttttatttcagtttttgttgttacatttttatataattttatctatttaaacattaattatttatttaaataaagttatataaaaaaGTAACTCAcaacaaaaactgaaataaaaaaggaaataattgacAACTGGTGTTTTTAAGCATCTTCACAgattggggatgggggtgggtgtcACCCCTGTCTGTATCCATTTTTGCTTCACCTTTGCTAGTAACCATGGGCTTCTCACTCAggttgggggctggggtggggtggggaaatgTGAGGGTATCTGGCTGATTGGCACACTCACGTTACCAACCCACCCCAATTAGCTGTTTCTTACTCTATCACCCAGAGCCAGGAGCAAGGGACCATTTCCTCTGGCAAGACATTGGAAAACTGTCCTTCGGGAGAGGGGTGAAATGGCATGAATTGCCTCATAAGAATTCGTTCAGAGCTCTTTGGTTTTTGTTCCTGGGTGTGTCTTGTTCACAAGTATTGTTCTCTGACTGGCCTCCCACCTGACTCTGAGGTATTCACTGAATACTGTTCAGTATGCAGTTCCCCATCTCCCTTTTTCCATTCAGCAGCAATATCTAAACCCAACCCTTAGCTCATAAGCAAAGGAAAGGAGGGGCGCTCCCAAGGATTACttcaaagaattatttattttttaatttgtaattaatttattttttggttactCCACGAGACTTGTGGAAtctgttccctgagcagggattgaacctgggctatGGCAGTGAAagtaaccactagatcaccagggaactcTCCCAGAGAATCATTTATTGGTGCAAAAATGAAAAGCTGGCTCAGAGTGGGAAGGAAGTTGGaggtttctttcttctgtttcagaTGTTTTTCCCCCtgtttaaatatgtaaaaaatagatGGCGTGGAGAAGACGGGTgaggaagagacacagaagacttGAGAAGATTTGAAAACTATTTGTATAAATTCTCTTGTGATTATTCCAACTAGTTTCTCCTCTTATCCACTCTTCCAACCTGTATATCTTCACtctgatttttatatttcaactCTCATGATTCTAATTTTCTTCAGTTATAATCTATCTTTCAAGGCTGAGTGAATCAGGGTTCACTCCTGAATCTGGCTTCTAGTCACCAGGCCCCAGTTAACTCAGCTCTCCCTCCTGTCCTATGGTTCTTATTCCATTCTTCCTCATTTCTAGTTCATTAAGAAATCACACTCATCTTCTGCTCCCTTAGAGCCCTTTCTGGCTCCTTGCTGGGATTCAGAGCTTTTGAAAATGATCAGGATTGTTCCTTTTCTTCATCCCAGTGTCTCTCTCTGTGGCATTCCCTAGCTCTATTCCAGCTCTTGATACAATATGGTTCAAACCAAAGATGGTTCCTGGTTGGTAAgaatcttgagaaaggaaaaggaaatggacttTGGAAGGATGGCTGAaagcagaggaggagaagggaaatctAAAGGCCTGTGGGTTGGGAGGAAGCAAAAAAATGCATGACCCACTCACGCTTGAAATCTTCAGCCTCTGCTCATTGTCATCAAATGCTGATAGCATCGTGACCCAGAAACATATGGAGAGCCCCAGAGTCTAATGTACTCCTCCTCAAGATTCCTTTGTAGTCATACAAATCCTCAGTACCAGAAATAGCTAACTTCCACATAATCGTGTCCCTTCCAAAGTcctggcaagattactggagtcgAAGGCAGCAGAGGATCGATGGTGTGTGGAATGTCTTCTGTTTGCCCTTCCAGAGTTCTTTAGGACCTGTGCCTCACAAGGCTGACCTACGCGCAATCACCCGTAGACATTTTTGCCCTTGGTTTCTGTTTGGGTATGGCCAACAGGAGACGCTGGCAGCAGGCCACAGGGTAGAAGGAGAGTGAGGATATTCCTCTAACTTCCTCCTGGTCCCTGCAGGTTGGTTGCTTCCCTGTACCAAGGCCACAGCTCTTATTGGACAGCCCTCTAGTTTCTGGTTGCTACTCCCTTTGTTCAGCCCAGGTAACAGCATTGTTATTACTCAGCCCCAAGGAATTGCACCATCCCTTGTTGCTCTGTCTAAACCCTGCCCACACCTCTCTATATACTCCCTTTATTAAGGTTGTCTCACTTATCCAAAGTGCTCTCTGCTTTCTTATGAAACCCTAACGTGGAAGACGGGGAGGTAAAGGTAAGGTAGGAGAAGAAAAGCTACATCTTGAGTTTTTCTTAGAAtcacagagacacaggtttgaagcCCAGTTAGCTaccaagttatttaacttttctagtACTTCCCTTGACTTACCATAGGGATAATATTTACCTGGTACCGTTGGGAAGgtgagataatatatgtgaaagcaACAGAACAGTGCCAGATGCTCAGTATAAAAATTCTATTATTACTCCATTGGAGTGTATTCCATGTGAGTGCAATTAATACTGAAGGGAAAACAAAATAGGATGATGCTTCAGGGAAATTATTTCCcttgtcagacatttttatttagCTTTGCCCGAGGCTTGCCTTCTCAACTGATCCTTGTGAGTGTAAGCTGGGTTGGTGCGGAGGTTTGTGTATCTTAATTtatgggaaggggaaggggaatgGGACAGGAGATAGACTGAGACAAGAATGAAACTCAGGAGACCTTGTCTGTGTTAAGGCCACTTAAATACCAAAAGTATGAGAAGGAGCAAACTGGTGAGCAGTTGAGTGCACAGGGCACACCTTCTCTTTCCCTATTTCTCCACGAAGTCTGATACATTCCTCCATCCCATGCGTCAGTGACTGGGCAACAGTCATCTGTCCCCCTCGGTTGTAGATAATGTATATGTCCTTAGCAGCTCTTGAGAGAAGCAACACATTGTAAGAGTTACTCAAACTGAAAGGCAAATGGTCTAGAAAGGAGGGGCTGCAGCCACAGGCAGAAagaaagtcactaagtcatggggTGAGCCCAGTAATCACCCCAGACATCTCTctggcatctctctctctctccaaacacACTGCTTCTTAATCCCTCAGCTAGAAGGCTGCTGGAAGGAGACAGAGACTCCAAGAAGAGCAAGACTGTCCCTGAAGCCACATGGGGCTCAGCATGAAACAGAGGAAGCGTATGGAAATAGCCtccatttaggtttttttttttttttttcccatttagttttATTTCAAGAATCCGTTGGATACTTTGTGGGAGGCTGATAACAGGCACTGGGAGTAGGGTGGATGTGGATAGCGTAGGAGAAAAATCTAGATCCCTAAGCCCCTTCTCTCTGAATGTGGGAGCTCTGGCTCAGTTTCTCAAATCTGTTCGTAAGgatgcttcctaggtggcgccaGCGGTAAACCAcgctcctgccaatgaaggagacgtaagagatgcaggttcagtctctgggttgggaagatcccctggaggagggcatggcaaactactcctgtattcttgcctggagaacccccatggacagaggagcctggtgggctgcggtccacagggttgcaaagagtcggacatgactgaagtgacttacacacacacacacacagacatacacacagacatacacacacacagacatacacacacgtgcataaGGTGGTCGTGAGTTGTTGGAATTTCAGCAATGCTGCCATATCTGGAGGGGCTGGGCCTGCAACTGACAGAATGAATGACTGGGGGCCCAATTCCAGAAAACAAGACTGTGTCCCACACTCACCCTTCCCGCTCGCCACTCCACCACCTCCTGACCAGGCACTTCCTAGGCAACCCAGAGAAATGAAGCACAGCATAGCTGAAGGGGAAGgacaaaatgacattttattacACATAACAGCATAAACAGGACAAGAGTCAAATCCTCTCATTTATAAGCACTCAACCAAAACAACTTTTTCTCAGTCCTGTATGAGAAATGGCATCTCACGTGGTGAAAAGTTGGGGTCCAGGTTATGGCATAATGCCTAGTAAATGTCACTGTGTCTCAGGGAAGAAATGTCAGAGGGTGAAGGCATTTGAGCAGCTTCTCCTGGGGGTAGGTAGGTCATCTTGGGTCCATCAGAAAAGTCAGGAATCTCTCAGGCCCACAAGGCAATGACAGCCATAAAAGCAAAACCAGCAGCTACACAGCTCCACTTGGCCAGAGGGGCTTCAGGACTTGCGAGTTCCCGGGGCAGAATTTCCAGGAAGGTGACATACAGGAACGTACCAGCTGCCATGCCTTCTAACACAGCCTGAGCCAAACCTTGTCCAGCTTTAGAGTCTCCTTGAGGCACGGCCAGCCCTACGGCTAGGCCCAGGGGGGACATGAGAGCTAAAGACAGAATGGAGAGCATGGCCCAGCGTGATTCAGTGCCTACCTGCACCAGCCGCAGCCCCACGCCAAACACTACGATCCCCTTGTGGGCCAGGACAGCAAGGCAGAGCTGCACCGTAGAAGCGACTGTGAGCTGCAGCCCCACAGCGAGACCTTCAAACACGgagtgaaaggagagagagagcaagaggacGAGGGCCCGAAAGGGACCCcgtgagggggaggggagaagtccaTGGCTGTGAGGTTCAAGCTCATGAGCTGTCCCCAGTTCCTGCTCCTGCGCTTCGGGTGTCTCAGCAGCCCCAGGACAGCACTGCAATGCCAGCGACTCCAAAAAGAAGACAAGGAAGAAGCCCAGGGAGATGACGAGCTCTCCGTAGGGATAGTCCATCTGGGTGGGAACAGAAAGAGGGGTTGTGAGATGGGAAAGTGAGCTGTGCTTGTGCTCAATCATACACAATTTTTTGTGatcctctggactgcagcccgccaggttccatgggattttccaggcaaggagactggagtgggttgccatctccttctccaggggttcttccccacccagggatcgaactcaagtctcctgcgttgatggtggtttctttactgctgagccctggGGGAAGTAAGGAAGGGAAGAAATTGCACAGGATTGGGATTGGGCTGAAGAGAATGGGAAGTGTGGTAACAGAACATACAAAAGGGGAACGAAGCCAAGAGGAGACATGGACGTTTGACCACAAGAAAACCTGAGGAAATAAGGGAAAGAATATCAACAGGGTTAGAAATACGGGGAAATGATAGGAAGCATATCAAAGGGTCCAGAGAAAGAATGGAAGGTTAAACAAGAGTTCTCTCTGGGTTTCATAAGCCCAGAAGGATTGAGTGGCTCCACCTTTCCTTGCCAAAAACAGTGCTAGAGCTGAGGGGTAGGAGGAATTCTTAGAATTCCACACATAAATCCTCTCAAAAAGGTCTGGGCATGAAAGCAATCTCTGGTTCTCCTTACTGTCCAGGTAAGGGCTGGTGGGAGACACTTACATAAGCTGAATCAGCACCATCATCAGAATGCCTCTCACTCTTTGTCCTATTCTAGGGAGAAAAAAGCACAAATTAGACGAGGGAAAGCAGCTCAGCTTTCTGTTCTGTGCCATTGGCTCTACCACTTTCCTTCAAGGCCAATCTGACCTGTTTCCATCACTCCACACAAGAGCCGTCATCTTCCTTGTCGTTCCTTCTGTCCTTGGCTttgtcactttttcccctttcttcccctCGTTCTGTTCATCATTCTGGCCTCACGGCCTGGTAGGTCTGCCGCTCACCTGTATCACCAAGTTCTGGATCTCTGATTTAATTCCCTCCAAGGCTTCAGCGGTCATGTGCATGAACCCCGCTCCCAGGAAAACGCCAGCAGACGTGCAGCCCAGGAAACTGAGGACCCGGCGGTGACAACCTAATTCAAAGCAGGATTTACAACCCAGTTGGCAAAGAGGAGATAAGAAGAAGGTGACTAAGGAGCCACGGGCAGCACTCAATGTCCGAAGATGGGATGATGAGAGAATCAGAGCAAGATATCAGGACAGGGTGACAAGGTTGAAGTCAGACTTAGGTCATGGGGACAAAGATGTGATAGGGCTGTACCTGTGGCTGTAGCAGTCTGGAACCATTTGAAGCAGATGGGAATAAGGCCACAGACCAGAGTGAGCACCAGCAGGGCAAATAGGCAGCCAATTTTTGCTCCTAGTAGTGGCTCCATCCTTGTGGTACAGGGTTAGTTGAGGCCTCAGAAAGACAAATGGAGTTATAGTCTTTGGAGCAGGAGGGGTGTCTCAGGTGATTAGAGCTGGTGTTCACTCTCCTGCTTCAGGAGACTATTGCAGATCCTCTCTCTGGATGCCTCTTCTTGCGTAGCCTTACATAGGAAGCTTGCCCAGCCCGTTTCTCGCCCTTCCCCTACATGCAGGCCCCTCCCCTGGCTGACGCCTTCCTGAGTTTAGAAACCAGAAACTCCAGACTCCCTGCCAGGCATGGCCTGGTGCAGtgtcttctcctcctcttcattGCCGGGACTAATCCAGGGGCTGTCGAGTCTCAGTTCTGGCCTGGGGCTGTTCTAATCCAGAGTGTCTTCAGTAGCTCTCCCCAGCTGTTCTGTCCGGGGACAATCTGATCCTACCTCACTCAGGACATTTGATCTAAGCCTTCCATACCCTGTCTACTCCACCTCAAGTCCTTTAGGTTGCTCTGTTGAAACCTGAACTGCATCCTTTCAAAGGGGATTTGGGGCCACTTGGGATAAGGAGGTGGGGCTGGCAAGTGGAGCTGCCACCACCCTGTGAGAACTAGTACAGGAGGGAACTCTCCTATCCTGTCACtccagagaaatagctccaggcaTGGAAATGTCTACAAGGAAGTTGAGATTTCTAGTATTAAAACACTGATACTGTTAGAACTTTTGACTATGCCTTTTTCCTGATATAAATTATAGAAGAGGGACTGAGAGTTTTAAGATGAAGAAAGTTGCTCTAGTTCTGAAACAGCAAGGCCTAGGGGAAAACAGAAACGAACCACATATACTGAAGGCTCCTGCCTGGACATGTAGAGCTGCAGATGGAAGATTGAGGCCTGAGGGGAACCGACTCTTGAGGCAAACGTGTATGAGGTTAACTCTGAGGAAGCTGAGAAAGTTGAAAGGGAAGAAGGCAGAAAAAATAGAAGCCAAGCAGCTGTTGACTCCCCTGTTCAGGTGGCCTGGGTAACAACTCTGAGACCTGTTGAGCCAGTTCTCAGGAAGCTGGGGGTGActttccccatcccccctcctccCATTATCTGGGGGAAGCAGCAGGATTCTTCCAGGACAGGATGAGCTGGAGACTTGTGTGGGGACCACTGAAAATCTGAGGATTCTCTTCATTATAGGATAGGCCATGACAACAGACCTCTATACCTTTTAAGAAATCGCAAGATTCATTTCCATTCTttgaaaactttttattattactaaACCTTCAAGTGAACCCAGGTATATAGGGGTACTGTTGCTGAAACTCGTCTCTGTTCATCAGAGTGAACAGAAACATAAAGACAGAATTTGAGGTGAAGTATAAAAGAGTAGTTGTTTTATTGTGCCAGGTAAAGGAGGCCACTGCAGGTCAATGTCCTATAGACTGTGCCCTCCATAGAGAGAGAACAGCAAGGGGTCTTATAGTTTCAGGGTGGAAACCAGGACCATAGATAAGGATCAGGGTAGATCAAGCTTTCAT of the Muntiacus reevesi chromosome 7, mMunRee1.1, whole genome shotgun sequence genome contains:
- the SLC39A2 gene encoding zinc transporter ZIP2 translates to MEPLLGAKIGCLFALLVLTLVCGLIPICFKWFQTATATGCHRRVLSFLGCTSAGVFLGAGFMHMTAEALEGIKSEIQNLVIQNRTKSERHSDDGADSAYMDYPYGELVISLGFFLVFFLESLALQCCPGAAETPEAQEQELGTAHELEPHSHGLLPSPSRGPFRALVLLLSLSFHSVFEGLAVGLQLTVASTVQLCLAVLAHKGIVVFGVGLRLVQVGTESRWAMLSILSLALMSPLGLAVGLAVPQGDSKAGQGLAQAVLEGMAAGTFLYVTFLEILPRELASPEAPLAKWSCVAAGFAFMAVIALWA